In Bacteroidia bacterium, the sequence GCTTCAAAAAATTAATTTTTTGAAGCCGATTTTTCAAATTATTAAATGAATTTATTCTCGTTGCGTTTGTTTTTGCTTTATCTCATCCATTTCCATCCTCTTATTTGTTATTTTACAGCAACTAAATTTCCATTTTATCCTGAGATGATTCAGCACCTAACTAATTTATAATACTTTTGGCTCTTCCTTTGACCGCTTTCTCAGCTAAAATGTAAATTCTCTTAAATGAAAAAATACGATTACATCATCATCGGACAAGGTATTGCAGGCACATCGTTGGCATATTTATTACTGAAAAATAAAAAAAATATTTTAGTGATGGACGCGCCAAATACCACGTCTGCGTCCGAAATTGCAGCAGGAATGTTTAATCCTGTTGTGTTTAAACGTTTGGTGAAAAGTTGGAAAGCGGATGAGTTTTTACCCTTCGCGAAAAAATTTTTTTCAGAAGCAGAAATACTACTCGGCGAAAAAATTTTTTTTGAAAAACCCATCGTAAAATTATTTTCCGAAGAGCAAGAAAAAACACTTTGGCAAAAAAAACAATCCACTGAAATCGGAATGTATCTTTCTGATATTTCTGAAAAATTATTTTTCCCAGAACACATTGAAAATCCTTTAGGATACGCTGAAGTAAAACATTCTGGTAACGTTGATATTTCCCTTTTTTTGAAATTGTTTCGAGAAAAACTAATTACAGAAAATATTTTTCTTTCTGAAAAAATGGAATATGATTTATTGAAAATTTCGGATGAGAAATGTGAATACAAAAATGTCTGCGCTAAAAAAATAATTTTTTGCGAAGGCTCCAAAAGCACTGAGAATCCTTATTTTAATTGG encodes:
- a CDS encoding FAD-binding oxidoreductase, translated to MKKYDYIIIGQGIAGTSLAYLLLKNKKNILVMDAPNTTSASEIAAGMFNPVVFKRLVKSWKADEFLPFAKKFFSEAEILLGEKIFFEKPIVKLFSEEQEKTLWQKKQSTEIGMYLSDISEKLFFPEHIENPLGYAEVKHSGNVDISLFLKLFREKLITENIFLSEKMEYDLLKISDEKCEYKNVCAKKIIFCEGSKSTENPYFNWLPFKLTKGELLTVRIKNFNTEKIVNKGVFILPIGNELFKVGATYEWNDLTEIQTEKGKNELIQKFEKIIKIPYIIVNHQAGIRPTVLDRRPFIGTHPKHPQLSIFNGMGTKGALMAPFFAQHFIEHLEHGNPLDSEVDIARFPL